GCTGAGGTACTACAGAAATGATCCCAAAGGATTAGATTGATCACTAGGTTCAACATGGTTTTATTATGCGACCACGGAGACCTAAATTTCAAGTCCCCGAGGGCATCAGATTAAAGGCTAAGCTCGGTCATAATTGCTCAATTACACTGGTTGTGAAGACGTCAAAGCGCTGGAAGTGCTCGTCGGTAACCAGTTTAAAAGCTTCTGCGGAGAATGAGGTATAAAAACTCGGGAGCGAAAAGCTAGCGAGTACACTCGCACCGAAAAACGGCATCGAAGCCTCGGCTTGTTTGAGTACGTTTTGAGCGCCACCCGGTCCGGGCGATGTCGCTAGCAAAACGACTCGCTTCTCACTAAAGACCTTTTGCTGATGGCGAGACATCCAGTCAAATAGGTTTTTGTAGGCTGCCGTGTAGCTCCCATTATGTTCAGCGAAGCTAATGATAAGCAGATCCGCTTCATTGATTAGACCTAGAAATTGCAGGGCGTTCTCGGGGATGCCGTTAGCCGCTTCCTCGTCGGCGCTATATAGTGGGCAGTCGAAGTCTTTCAGCGAAACCGCGGTAAACGAATCGGCGATAGCACTAGCGGTGAAGCAGGCGAATTGCTGGTTAATTGATGTGGAGCTTGAACTGGCTCCAAAAGCGAGGATCTTCATGGCTTCTTCCTTTGGCTTAACGTCATCTTAATATTAAAGCTGCTATCCGCGCCTATACCAAGCGTTAATCAATCTTAAAGTGGTCACGTAGATGACATGGGCGCGGCCAATGCTGCAGTAAAAACGCCTGATTAGATTCGAAAAATAAGCAATATTCGCTAAAAAAGCCGACTTTTGACTAGTCTAGAGAGGTTTTTTTGGCGTAAACTGGTGTTACAAACCATAAAAACAAAAAAGGGATGTCATGAAAAAATCACTAATCGCTACTAGTATTGCGCTTGGGCTAATGTCCGGTGCTGCCTTTGCAGATTCTCCTTACTCTAAGTTATATGTCTTTGGTGACAGTTTGAGTGACACGGGAATGTTCGGCGGTAAAGCCACTAACCGTGTTGGTCCAGATTACACCATGGGTGAGTTCGAATATCTTGGCGTCGAGCTCTTCGCAATGTCACTTAAATTAGACGCGCCAAAGCCCGCGACTATGGGCGGCACTAACTATGCCGTTGGTGGATTCCGTTCTGACCAAGTCCTCGCGTCGGTTGCATCGCCAGTTGGTCAACCACACCCTATCCTAGGGCCGCTTTCTTCCTATGCGCAGGACTCTATGGGGCAAGCAGATTCAAATGCCATTTACTACGTGAGTGCAGGTGGTAATGATTTTCTTCAGCAGCCGGACTACGACGGTGATGGTTCCTTTGGTCCTGGTGACATCTCTATAGCGGCTGGTAATGTCTTCACCGCTGCAGCAGCCTTAGACATGATGGGCGCTAATTATATTGTCCTTCCTAACCTAGTGGCGCTGGACCTTTCTCCCGCAATTAACTTCTCGGAAGCGGTAGCGCCAGGTACTAAAGCGCTAACCAAAGCTGGTGTAGATGGTTTTAATACGGCCCTAACGTTGTTAGTAGGCGGTAGCAATGCAAACATCATCATGCCAGATGTGAACACAGCAATGGTTGAATTGTTTGACAATCCGGGTGCATATGGCTTCGCACTTCCGGGCTCAGCGCTGGGCGTAACCTGCTTCGATGGCAGCTGTTCGGCGGCCTCGGGCTACTGGAGTGGCTTCGAAGCTATTCTTCCAGATGGTTCGGTCAACCCGAACGCAAACCCAGACTTTTTCGCATTTAATGACTTTGTACACCCAACGGGTGCTGGTCATGCAATCTTCGGTGTTGGCTTAGAGGCAATTTTCACGGCTCCTGATGTCTACTCTTCAATGCCAGCATTGGCATTGGCGAGCTCGGGCGATCAAATGGCCAGCTTCCGCACGCAAATGTCTCGTTTCCGTTTTGGTAATGAAGGGGCAAGTGTTCTTCTAAACGTGTCGAACAACACCACGGATTGGAATACTGATTTCATGACCAATAGCGAGCGAAGCACCGAACAGCTCCAGGTGGGTTACCAAGCGCCAATGGGTGAGTCTATGCGTGTGGGTATTGCGTTCACTGGCTCGAGTTCAGAGTTGAGCTTTGGTCAGTCAGTTGGCAGCACCATGCGTGGCGGCGTTGAGAGTGCATCGGTTGACGCGGATAGCTTCGGTTTAGCGCTATCGCTTAACTTCATTTCTGGCGGCTTGTATGGTGA
This DNA window, taken from Umboniibacter marinipuniceus, encodes the following:
- a CDS encoding NADPH-dependent FMN reductase; protein product: MKILAFGASSSSTSINQQFACFTASAIADSFTAVSLKDFDCPLYSADEEAANGIPENALQFLGLINEADLLIISFAEHNGSYTAAYKNLFDWMSRHQQKVFSEKRVVLLATSPGPGGAQNVLKQAEASMPFFGASVLASFSLPSFYTSFSAEAFKLVTDEHFQRFDVFTTSVIEQL
- a CDS encoding autotransporter domain-containing protein, translated to MKKSLIATSIALGLMSGAAFADSPYSKLYVFGDSLSDTGMFGGKATNRVGPDYTMGEFEYLGVELFAMSLKLDAPKPATMGGTNYAVGGFRSDQVLASVASPVGQPHPILGPLSSYAQDSMGQADSNAIYYVSAGGNDFLQQPDYDGDGSFGPGDISIAAGNVFTAAAALDMMGANYIVLPNLVALDLSPAINFSEAVAPGTKALTKAGVDGFNTALTLLVGGSNANIIMPDVNTAMVELFDNPGAYGFALPGSALGVTCFDGSCSAASGYWSGFEAILPDGSVNPNANPDFFAFNDFVHPTGAGHAIFGVGLEAIFTAPDVYSSMPALALASSGDQMASFRTQMSRFRFGNEGASVLLNVSNNTTDWNTDFMTNSERSTEQLQVGYQAPMGESMRVGIAFTGSSSELSFGQSVGSTMRGGVESASVDADSFGLALSLNFISGGLYGEVAPEFSYGSMDTSRHLRILSLDRIQTASADYTTAGVTLEAGYNFFADSGFELGPFVVSSFKKASVDNFEEKQLNANAMFVDSQSWSETTAGYGLFAGYNGENWFFDVRASQLESDNEGREETRMGVSTIKENSFWLPSIERAGSATELDATVGFEIDGFTVSGQYRYQDIDNQGKGDMYTLGLSFAL